One segment of Stomatobaculum sp. F0698 DNA contains the following:
- a CDS encoding DHH family phosphoesterase, which translates to MDQVLKEKLGRAQTIVLMGHVRPDGDCVGSVLALYLYLKKNEPSKNVTVCLEKPLEKFKYLSGFSEIVSDADAVQHPDLAIALDVSDKGRLGGFTALFDRAADQLNIDHHITNPHFAATTICDPSASSTCELLYTLLDAERIDAEIAAALYTGIVTDSGVFKYSSTSPRTMNIAADLIAKGIPFGEIIDGSFYRKTYVQNKIMGLALLNAVENADGTVIYAIISAEEQARMGTVHADLDGISEQLRLTVGVKCAVLCSEMEPGSWKLSLRSLEPIDVAAIAMMYGGGGHVRAAGCTIVGKRPEEIMEEVVRAAEAQMHV; encoded by the coding sequence ATGGACCAGGTTTTGAAGGAAAAACTCGGACGGGCGCAGACGATTGTTCTGATGGGACATGTGCGCCCCGATGGGGATTGTGTGGGCTCGGTGCTCGCGCTCTACCTTTATCTCAAAAAAAACGAGCCGTCCAAAAACGTCACTGTTTGTCTGGAAAAGCCGCTTGAGAAATTCAAATATCTCAGCGGCTTTTCTGAGATTGTGAGTGATGCGGACGCGGTGCAACACCCGGATCTCGCGATTGCACTGGATGTCTCCGACAAGGGAAGGCTCGGCGGTTTTACGGCCTTATTTGACCGTGCCGCGGATCAGCTGAACATCGACCATCACATCACGAATCCGCATTTTGCGGCGACCACCATCTGCGATCCCTCGGCGAGCTCCACCTGTGAGCTGCTGTATACCCTGCTCGATGCCGAGCGTATCGATGCGGAAATCGCTGCGGCGCTCTATACCGGAATTGTGACAGACTCCGGGGTTTTTAAGTACAGCTCGACTTCACCGCGCACCATGAATATTGCGGCCGATCTCATTGCAAAAGGCATTCCGTTCGGCGAGATTATAGACGGTTCTTTTTACCGTAAGACCTATGTGCAGAATAAAATTATGGGGCTTGCGCTTCTGAATGCCGTGGAAAACGCGGACGGCACTGTGATTTATGCGATTATCTCCGCGGAAGAACAAGCACGTATGGGGACCGTGCATGCGGATCTCGACGGGATTTCCGAGCAGCTGCGCCTCACGGTCGGTGTCAAGTGTGCGGTGCTCTGTTCCGAAATGGAGCCCGGCAGTTGGAAGCTGTCGCTCCGCTCGCTGGAGCCGATCGATGTTGCGGCCATTGCGATGATGTACGGCGGCGGCGGACATGTACGCGCGGCGGGATGCACCATTGTGGGCAAGCGCCCTGAAGAAATTATGGAGGAAGTGGTTCGCGCGGCGGAGGCTCAAATGCATGTTTAA
- a CDS encoding polyribonucleotide nucleotidyltransferase — protein MSKEFKSYSMELAGRTLTAEIGRVCAQANGAVLMHYGDTVVLSTATASKQPREGIDFFPLSVEYNERQYAVGKIPGGFMKREGKPSENAILTDRVIDRPMRPLFPKDYRNDVTLENLVMSVDPDCSPELTAMLGTALAVTISDIPFDGPCAMTQVGLVDGKFVFNPTNAEKKNSELQLTVASTSEKVIMIEAGAKEVPEQVMIDAIFEADKVNKQLIEFFAKIRAEIGKEKHSYASAAIPEELFAAIREVIPQEEMEIAVFNDDKQSRDAAVDKLTERCKEAFAENEEWIKLIADAMYQYEKKTVRKMILKDHKRPDGRQITEIRPLAAEIDLLPRVHGSAMFTRGQTQILDVCTLAPLSEVQKIDGLDVEVKNKRYMHQYNFPSYSVGETRVSRGPGRREIGHGALAEKALLPMIPSEEEFPYAIRCVSETMESNGSTSQASVCASSLALMAAGVPIARPVAGISCGLVTGDTDDDYLVLTDIQGLEDFFGDMDFKVAGTEKGITAIQMDIKIHGLTRPIIEEAIAKTREARMYILNQIMNPVISEARPDVSQYAPKIVQIKIDPKKIGDVVGKQGKTINKIIDEFGVTIDIEEDGSVNVAGLDRAQIDKAVQTIKNIVTEIEEGQIFTGKVVRILEFGAFVNLTPNKDGMVHISKLADRRVNKVEDVVNIGDEVTVKVIKVDPVKDRIDLTLRPSDLKAEEKQN, from the coding sequence ATGAGTAAAGAGTTTAAGAGCTACAGCATGGAGCTTGCCGGAAGAACTTTGACGGCAGAAATCGGAAGAGTGTGCGCGCAGGCGAACGGCGCTGTGCTGATGCACTACGGCGATACCGTTGTGCTCTCCACGGCAACCGCTTCGAAGCAGCCGAGAGAGGGGATTGATTTCTTCCCGCTCTCCGTCGAGTACAATGAGCGCCAGTATGCTGTCGGCAAGATTCCCGGCGGCTTTATGAAGCGCGAGGGCAAGCCCTCCGAGAATGCAATTCTGACAGACCGCGTGATTGACCGCCCGATGCGCCCGCTGTTCCCGAAAGACTATCGGAACGACGTAACGCTCGAGAACCTCGTTATGAGCGTTGACCCGGATTGCTCCCCCGAGCTCACGGCTATGCTCGGCACCGCACTGGCGGTGACTATCTCCGATATTCCCTTCGACGGTCCCTGTGCCATGACGCAGGTCGGCTTGGTTGACGGCAAGTTCGTATTCAACCCGACCAATGCGGAGAAGAAGAACTCGGAACTGCAACTCACGGTTGCAAGCACCTCCGAAAAGGTCATCATGATCGAGGCAGGCGCAAAGGAAGTTCCGGAGCAGGTTATGATCGATGCGATTTTCGAGGCGGATAAGGTAAATAAGCAGCTCATTGAGTTCTTTGCCAAGATTCGCGCGGAAATCGGCAAAGAGAAGCACAGCTATGCGTCCGCTGCGATTCCGGAGGAACTTTTTGCGGCCATCCGTGAGGTCATTCCGCAGGAGGAGATGGAAATCGCTGTTTTCAACGACGACAAGCAGAGCCGCGATGCGGCGGTCGACAAGCTGACCGAGCGTTGCAAGGAGGCATTTGCCGAGAACGAGGAGTGGATTAAGCTCATTGCGGATGCGATGTATCAGTATGAGAAGAAGACCGTCCGAAAGATGATCCTGAAGGATCACAAGCGCCCGGACGGCCGTCAGATCACCGAGATTCGTCCGCTTGCGGCCGAGATTGACTTGTTGCCGCGCGTCCACGGTTCGGCAATGTTCACGAGAGGTCAGACCCAGATTCTGGATGTCTGCACGCTGGCACCGCTCTCCGAGGTCCAGAAGATTGACGGTCTGGATGTTGAGGTCAAGAATAAGCGTTACATGCACCAGTACAACTTCCCTTCTTACTCGGTCGGTGAGACGAGAGTTTCCAGAGGACCTGGCAGAAGAGAAATCGGTCACGGTGCTCTCGCTGAGAAAGCTTTACTTCCGATGATACCGAGCGAGGAAGAGTTCCCCTACGCGATTCGCTGCGTCTCCGAGACCATGGAGTCGAACGGTTCTACTTCCCAGGCTTCGGTCTGCGCTTCCAGCCTTGCGCTGATGGCGGCCGGCGTTCCGATTGCGCGCCCGGTGGCAGGTATTTCCTGCGGTCTGGTGACCGGAGATACGGATGACGATTATCTGGTGCTCACGGACATTCAGGGTCTTGAGGACTTCTTCGGCGACATGGACTTTAAGGTTGCCGGTACCGAGAAGGGCATCACGGCAATTCAGATGGACATTAAGATTCACGGTCTGACCCGCCCGATTATTGAAGAGGCGATTGCAAAGACCCGAGAGGCGAGAATGTATATTCTGAACCAGATTATGAATCCGGTCATCTCGGAGGCACGCCCGGATGTGAGTCAGTACGCGCCGAAGATTGTGCAGATCAAGATCGACCCGAAGAAAATCGGCGATGTGGTCGGCAAGCAGGGCAAGACCATCAACAAGATCATTGACGAGTTCGGCGTCACAATCGACATCGAGGAAGACGGCAGCGTAAATGTCGCGGGTCTCGACAGAGCGCAGATCGACAAGGCGGTGCAGACCATTAAGAATATCGTAACCGAGATTGAAGAGGGACAGATTTTCACCGGTAAGGTGGTTCGTATTCTGGAGTTCGGCGCCTTCGTGAACCTGACCCCGAACAAGGACGGTATGGTCCATATCTCGAAACTGGCGGACCGCCGTGTCAACAAGGTAGAAGATGTTGTCAACATCGGCGACGAGGTGACGGTCAAGGTCATTAAGGTCGATCCCGTGAAGGACAGAATTGATTTGACCCTCCGTCCCTCCGATCTGAAGGCTGAGGAAAAGCAGAACTAA
- the truB gene encoding tRNA pseudouridine(55) synthase TruB yields the protein MFNGILNVRKEKGFTSHDVVAKLRGILRQKKIGHTGTLDPAAEGVLPVCLGSATKLVEFLTDRSKTYRASLLLGVETDSQDMTGTVLTTREVLCDEEALRAAAQCFVGGYDQIPPMYSAKKQGGKKLVDLARQGITVERQARRVDITDIRFEEIALPRAVMTVECGKGTYIRTLCHDIGEKLGCGGAMETLLRTRVGSFRLEDAYTLSELEAAMQAGEIEDKLVSIEDCLALYPARKALPEADAGLKNGNAVPESAIAAASDSEGALVRLYLSEGAFVGLFQKRGGRYWAEKMFLERGAD from the coding sequence ATGTTTAACGGTATCCTGAATGTGCGGAAGGAAAAGGGCTTTACCTCGCACGACGTTGTCGCAAAACTCCGCGGAATTTTGCGACAAAAAAAAATAGGGCACACGGGAACCCTCGATCCCGCAGCGGAGGGCGTTCTGCCGGTGTGTCTCGGGAGCGCGACCAAGCTGGTGGAATTTCTGACCGACAGGAGTAAAACCTATCGCGCCTCGCTTCTTCTCGGCGTTGAAACCGACAGCCAAGACATGACCGGGACGGTGCTTACCACGAGGGAAGTGCTTTGCGACGAGGAAGCGCTTCGAGCGGCTGCGCAGTGCTTCGTGGGCGGCTACGATCAGATTCCGCCGATGTATTCGGCAAAGAAGCAGGGTGGCAAGAAGCTGGTGGACCTTGCGCGTCAGGGAATTACGGTGGAGCGTCAGGCCCGCCGGGTGGATATTACGGACATTCGCTTTGAGGAAATTGCCCTTCCGCGTGCGGTGATGACCGTGGAATGCGGGAAGGGTACGTACATACGCACCCTCTGCCATGATATCGGTGAAAAACTGGGCTGCGGCGGTGCCATGGAGACTCTGCTTCGAACAAGGGTGGGCAGCTTTCGACTGGAGGACGCGTACACACTTTCGGAGCTGGAAGCTGCGATGCAGGCCGGCGAAATCGAAGATAAGCTTGTTTCAATCGAAGACTGTCTTGCACTCTATCCCGCACGGAAGGCTTTGCCGGAAGCCGATGCCGGACTGAAAAACGGAAATGCAGTGCCGGAGAGCGCAATCGCAGCGGCTTCCGATTCCGAGGGCGCCTTGGTTCGGCTCTATTTGAGCGAAGGGGCTTTTGTCGGCCTGTTTCAAAAAAGAGGCGGACGCTATTGGGCGGAGAAGATGTTCTTGGAGAGAGGTGCGGATTGA
- the infB gene encoding translation initiation factor IF-2 yields the protein MRVNDLSKEIGRSNREVLSFLEEKGEKKAPMSNVTAEEADMIRNHFKPKNTEAVRVDKSKTQQDTAERAEMQGEQPKKKKKFTAVFRPENAQQIRVKGAAPEGAKAAEKPAQEKPADKPKDSTEKKAESVVPQQKKSEDSRPPVKTAVSSRLPQGRSAEETRLAIQSRLNALGNSGPRNGGQQRQGGGYGNRNGQGNGGYGNRNGQGNGGYGNRNGQGGGYGNRNGQSGGGYGNRNGQGGGSYGNRNGQGAGARPGQGGFSARPGQGGGSYGNRGGAQGASASGDSALVKKTVSSRPNKNNFKDKNDKRHKTEDGFKSGSRTGKATRHPFIMPEKPKAEKVEAEIKELILPDTLTIGELAKMMKRPASDLIKKLFAKGEMYTMNSEIAYEKAEEIALEYEILCTREEKVDVIEELLREDNEDPNKMVARPPVVVVMGHVDHGKTSLLDAIRKTSVTSREAGGITQHIGAYQVKAHDRLITFLDTPGHEAFTAMRMRGAEATDIAVLVVAADDGVMPQTVEAISHAKAANVEIIVAVNKMDKPDANIERVKQELMKYELVAEDWGGDTIICPISAKTHEGIDNLLDMILLTADVKELKANPNRNARGLVIEAQLDKGKGPVATILVQKGTLHVGDYVAAGACSGKVRAMLNDRGMRVKEAKPSTPVEIQGLNAVPNAGEIMVAMDTDKEAKDFAATFISEGKNKLIEETKAKLSLDDVFGQIKAGEMKELPIIVKADVQGSVEAVKQSLSKLSNDEVQVKVIHSGVGAISESDVALASASNAIIIGFNVRADATAKSTAEHEQVDLRLYKVIYQAIDDVERALNGMLAPVYEEKVIGHAEVRAIFKASGIGTIAGSYVLDGKIQRGCKARITRGKDLIFEGDLASLKRFKDDVKEVATGYECGLVFEKFNDIQEGDQVEAYAMVEVPRDKA from the coding sequence ATGAGAGTTAACGATCTGTCAAAAGAAATCGGCAGAAGCAACCGAGAGGTGCTGTCCTTTCTGGAAGAGAAGGGCGAGAAAAAAGCACCCATGTCCAATGTGACGGCGGAAGAAGCCGACATGATTCGAAATCATTTTAAGCCGAAAAATACGGAGGCAGTGAGAGTGGATAAAAGCAAGACACAGCAGGATACGGCGGAGAGAGCCGAGATGCAGGGTGAACAGCCCAAGAAGAAAAAGAAGTTTACGGCCGTGTTCCGTCCGGAGAACGCACAACAGATTCGTGTAAAGGGTGCCGCACCGGAGGGAGCAAAGGCTGCTGAAAAGCCGGCACAGGAAAAGCCGGCGGATAAGCCGAAGGATAGTACGGAGAAGAAGGCAGAAAGCGTCGTGCCGCAGCAAAAGAAGAGTGAGGATTCGCGTCCGCCGGTCAAGACTGCGGTTTCGAGCCGCCTGCCGCAGGGTAGAAGTGCGGAGGAAACCAGACTTGCGATTCAGAGCCGTTTGAATGCACTCGGCAACAGCGGACCGCGCAACGGCGGACAGCAGCGCCAGGGCGGCGGTTACGGCAATCGTAACGGTCAGGGCAACGGCGGTTACGGCAACCGAAACGGTCAGGGCAACGGCGGCTACGGCAATCGCAACGGCCAGGGTGGCGGTTACGGCAACCGCAACGGCCAGAGCGGCGGCGGTTACGGCAATCGTAACGGTCAGGGCGGCGGAAGTTACGGCAACCGCAACGGCCAGGGGGCAGGCGCACGTCCGGGCCAGGGCGGTTTCAGTGCGCGTCCGGGCCAGGGTGGCGGCAGTTACGGAAATCGCGGCGGCGCCCAGGGAGCCTCTGCCTCCGGCGACAGCGCACTGGTGAAGAAGACGGTCTCCAGCAGACCGAATAAGAACAACTTTAAGGACAAGAACGACAAGCGCCATAAGACTGAGGACGGATTCAAGTCCGGCAGCAGAACCGGAAAGGCAACGCGCCATCCGTTCATCATGCCGGAGAAGCCGAAGGCCGAGAAGGTAGAAGCGGAAATCAAGGAGCTGATTCTTCCGGACACCCTCACCATCGGTGAACTTGCAAAGATGATGAAGCGCCCCGCTTCGGATCTCATCAAGAAGCTCTTTGCCAAGGGCGAGATGTACACGATGAATTCCGAGATTGCCTATGAAAAGGCAGAGGAGATTGCGCTTGAGTACGAGATTCTCTGCACGCGCGAGGAGAAAGTAGATGTTATCGAGGAGTTGCTCCGTGAGGACAATGAAGATCCGAACAAGATGGTGGCCCGTCCGCCGGTTGTTGTCGTCATGGGTCACGTTGACCACGGTAAGACTTCGCTTCTCGATGCCATCCGTAAGACTTCGGTCACAAGTCGCGAGGCGGGCGGCATTACCCAGCACATCGGTGCATACCAGGTTAAGGCGCACGACAGACTGATTACCTTCCTCGACACACCCGGCCACGAGGCATTCACGGCAATGCGTATGCGCGGTGCCGAGGCAACGGACATTGCGGTTCTGGTTGTCGCTGCGGATGACGGCGTCATGCCGCAGACGGTTGAGGCAATCAGCCATGCAAAGGCTGCCAATGTAGAGATTATTGTGGCTGTCAACAAGATGGATAAGCCGGATGCAAACATTGAGCGCGTCAAGCAGGAGCTCATGAAGTATGAGCTGGTTGCGGAAGACTGGGGCGGCGATACGATTATCTGCCCGATTTCCGCGAAGACGCACGAAGGTATCGATAACCTTCTCGACATGATTCTTCTCACGGCAGACGTGAAGGAACTCAAGGCAAACCCGAACCGCAACGCAAGAGGCCTGGTGATTGAGGCACAGCTTGACAAGGGCAAGGGACCCGTCGCCACGATTTTGGTTCAAAAGGGAACCTTGCATGTGGGTGACTATGTCGCAGCGGGTGCTTGCTCCGGTAAGGTGCGTGCAATGTTGAACGACAGAGGTATGCGCGTCAAGGAGGCGAAGCCCTCCACACCGGTTGAGATTCAGGGTCTGAACGCCGTGCCGAATGCAGGTGAAATCATGGTTGCCATGGACACGGATAAAGAGGCGAAGGATTTCGCGGCGACCTTTATCTCCGAGGGCAAGAATAAGCTGATTGAAGAGACCAAGGCGAAACTGTCTCTCGACGATGTCTTCGGGCAGATTAAGGCCGGCGAGATGAAGGAACTTCCAATCATTGTCAAGGCGGATGTGCAAGGTTCTGTCGAGGCAGTCAAACAGTCGCTTTCCAAGCTTTCGAATGACGAAGTGCAGGTTAAGGTGATTCACAGCGGTGTCGGTGCGATCTCCGAGTCGGATGTGGCGCTTGCGAGTGCAAGTAACGCGATCATCATCGGCTTTAATGTGCGGGCGGATGCGACGGCTAAGTCGACCGCGGAGCATGAGCAGGTGGACCTCCGTCTCTACAAGGTCATCTATCAGGCAATCGACGATGTGGAGCGCGCGTTGAACGGAATGCTTGCGCCGGTCTACGAGGAGAAGGTCATCGGACACGCAGAAGTCCGCGCAATCTTCAAGGCTTCGGGCATCGGAACCATTGCGGGCTCCTATGTTCTCGACGGTAAGATTCAGCGCGGCTGCAAGGCACGCATCACGAGAGGCAAGGATCTTATCTTTGAAGGCGATCTTGCTTCGCTGAAGCGCTTTAAGGACGATGTCAAGGAAGTCGCGACGGGTTATGAGTGCGGTCTCGTCTTTGAGAAGTTCAACGATATTCAGGAGGGCGATCAGGTCGAGGCTTATGCGATGGTCGAGGTCCCGAGGGATAAAGCATGA
- a CDS encoding bifunctional riboflavin kinase/FAD synthetase codes for MRDWINVRNVALPEDTVVAVGKFDGEHRGHQKIIATMLDVAREQGLKTAIFTFGTPPAAVVSGQRRPQILTNEERREKLHQAGIDYIVEYPFNEEIAAMDGEDFVREILLGAMRMRAIVGGEDLRFGKAGAVNAIKLKTLGERLHFSVYIIPKETEAGEEISSSLIREALAAGDMEKANILLGMPYTAEGVVQHGNGIGKRVLGFPTVNLMLPENKLLPRRGVYRTETVLEDGRVFQSITNVGTNPTVRQDGMEHKLRLESFLLDFSGELYGARIRLRFLKFIRDEKKFDSLADLKRQIEADLATFD; via the coding sequence TTGAGGGACTGGATCAATGTGCGCAATGTCGCGCTGCCGGAAGACACGGTGGTTGCGGTCGGAAAATTCGACGGTGAGCACCGCGGACATCAGAAGATCATTGCGACCATGCTGGACGTTGCACGGGAGCAGGGGCTGAAAACGGCAATTTTCACCTTCGGGACGCCGCCGGCCGCTGTGGTTTCGGGGCAGCGGCGCCCGCAGATTCTGACCAACGAGGAGCGGCGGGAAAAGTTGCACCAAGCCGGCATCGACTATATCGTCGAGTACCCGTTCAACGAAGAAATTGCGGCCATGGACGGAGAGGATTTCGTGCGCGAAATTCTGCTCGGGGCCATGCGTATGCGGGCCATTGTCGGCGGTGAGGACTTGCGTTTCGGAAAAGCCGGTGCCGTGAATGCGATTAAGCTAAAGACGCTCGGAGAGCGCCTGCATTTTTCGGTATACATCATCCCCAAAGAAACAGAGGCAGGAGAGGAAATCAGCTCAAGCTTGATACGTGAGGCTCTTGCGGCCGGAGATATGGAGAAGGCCAACATCCTGCTCGGCATGCCGTATACGGCGGAGGGCGTTGTACAACACGGAAACGGCATCGGGAAGCGCGTCCTCGGTTTCCCGACGGTCAATTTAATGCTCCCGGAGAATAAGCTATTGCCGCGTCGGGGCGTTTACCGCACCGAGACGGTGTTGGAGGACGGGCGCGTGTTTCAAAGCATTACGAATGTCGGTACAAATCCGACGGTGCGACAGGATGGGATGGAACACAAACTGCGTCTCGAAAGTTTTTTGCTGGATTTTTCGGGAGAACTTTACGGTGCGCGCATACGCCTCAGATTTCTCAAGTTCATAAGAGATGAGAAGAAGTTTGATTCTCTTGCGGATTTAAAACGACAAATTGAGGCGGATTTGGCAACGTTTGATTGA
- a CDS encoding threonine--tRNA ligase, with the protein MDREAYLQVYRHSLAHVLAKAVIEIFGRENVQYAIGPQIADGFYYDFVLPRNLTQDDFPMIENKMREILKRKENWSVKEYSRDEARELFRDQKFKTELIDALPADARLTVYSTGDDYQDLCRGPHVENSQDLLGAAFQIKSVSGAYWRGDEKRDSLQRIYVYAFPSKEELKAHLNLIREAQERDHKKLGREQELFMFDETAPGMPYWLPRGWKLYQALLKYSREVQARHGYTEISAPLINNKKLWLISGHWAHYINNMFMVPGISGWLAADAEIPGVLENASEESGEKKAVKIQAGSVLYNRENLDTMAAKPMNCPNAMLTFKRKNRSYKELPIRYSEYDVLHRKEKSGQMNGLFRVQEFRQDDDHTFVAENQIEAEIADIISIADEVYSTFGVSYRAELSTRPDDFMGDIEVWNRAEAALKKILTDKYGEGGFEINEGDGAFYGPKIDLQIKDALGREWQCGTIQLDFQLPHNFGLSYQTAEGGTAMPVVIHRAIYGSLERFIGIIIENFKGIFPFWLSPSQVGIVPIREEHNEYAKRVFDLLQKNGIRAEADYSDRNMKEKIKSYKQFKTPYILVLGDREAAEQTVSINVRGSNKQIQNVPLSVFLDMCDTLNEERPLELFNEVPEEYSSEQA; encoded by the coding sequence ATGGATAGAGAAGCATATCTTCAGGTATATCGCCATTCTCTGGCACATGTGCTCGCAAAGGCAGTCATTGAAATTTTCGGAAGAGAGAATGTGCAGTATGCGATCGGTCCGCAGATTGCGGATGGATTTTACTACGACTTTGTTTTGCCGAGAAATCTGACCCAGGATGATTTCCCGATGATTGAGAACAAAATGCGCGAGATTCTGAAGCGCAAAGAGAACTGGAGCGTGAAAGAGTATTCCCGTGACGAGGCGCGTGAGCTCTTCCGCGACCAGAAATTTAAGACCGAACTCATCGACGCGCTTCCGGCGGATGCGAGACTCACTGTCTATTCGACGGGAGATGATTATCAGGACCTCTGCCGCGGCCCGCATGTGGAAAACTCTCAGGACTTGCTCGGCGCGGCGTTCCAGATCAAGTCGGTTTCCGGTGCTTACTGGCGCGGAGATGAAAAGAGAGACAGTCTGCAGCGCATTTATGTATATGCATTTCCGAGCAAAGAAGAGTTGAAGGCACATCTCAACTTAATTCGCGAGGCACAGGAGAGAGATCACAAGAAACTCGGCAGAGAACAGGAACTTTTCATGTTCGATGAAACAGCACCCGGCATGCCGTACTGGTTGCCGAGAGGCTGGAAGCTCTACCAGGCACTCTTAAAGTACAGCCGTGAGGTGCAGGCGCGCCACGGTTATACCGAGATTTCCGCGCCCCTCATCAACAATAAAAAGCTCTGGCTGATTTCCGGTCACTGGGCACACTATATCAACAACATGTTCATGGTTCCGGGGATTTCCGGTTGGCTTGCGGCCGATGCCGAGATTCCGGGCGTGCTCGAGAATGCCTCGGAGGAGAGCGGCGAGAAGAAGGCCGTCAAGATTCAGGCGGGTTCCGTGCTCTATAACCGCGAGAACCTTGACACGATGGCCGCGAAGCCGATGAATTGCCCGAATGCGATGCTCACCTTTAAGCGGAAGAATCGCTCTTATAAAGAGCTCCCGATTCGCTATTCGGAGTACGACGTGCTTCACCGCAAGGAGAAGTCCGGTCAGATGAACGGTCTGTTCCGTGTTCAGGAGTTCCGTCAGGACGATGACCACACCTTTGTCGCGGAAAATCAGATTGAGGCAGAGATTGCGGATATCATCAGCATCGCAGACGAAGTTTATTCCACCTTCGGTGTGAGCTATCGCGCGGAGCTCTCTACGCGTCCGGATGACTTCATGGGTGATATTGAAGTCTGGAACCGCGCGGAGGCGGCGCTCAAGAAGATCCTCACCGACAAGTACGGCGAGGGCGGTTTTGAAATCAACGAGGGAGACGGTGCTTTCTACGGACCGAAAATCGATCTCCAGATTAAGGACGCGCTCGGAAGAGAGTGGCAGTGCGGAACCATTCAGCTGGACTTCCAGCTCCCGCATAACTTCGGCCTCAGCTATCAGACGGCAGAAGGCGGTACGGCAATGCCGGTCGTCATCCACCGCGCGATTTACGGTTCTCTGGAGCGCTTTATCGGCATCATCATCGAGAACTTCAAGGGTATTTTCCCGTTCTGGCTCTCGCCCTCGCAGGTCGGCATCGTGCCGATTCGTGAGGAGCACAACGAGTATGCAAAGCGTGTCTTTGACCTTCTGCAGAAGAACGGCATACGCGCCGAGGCGGATTACTCCGACCGGAATATGAAGGAGAAGATTAAGAGCTACAAGCAGTTCAAGACGCCGTATATTCTGGTGTTGGGCGATCGCGAGGCGGCGGAACAGACGGTTTCGATCAATGTCCGCGGCTCGAACAAGCAGATTCAGAATGTCCCGCTCTCTGTATTCCTCGACATGTGCGACACACTGAACGAGGAGAGACCGTTGGAGCTTTTCAATGAAGTCCCGGAGGAGTATTCGAGCGAGCAGGCTTAA
- the rpsO gene encoding 30S ribosomal protein S15: MISKEKKAELIKAYGRKEGDTGSPEVQIAILTERIAELNEHLSANPKDHHSRRGLLMMVGQRRSLLGYLKKTDLDGYRALIEKLGLRK; the protein is encoded by the coding sequence ATGATTTCGAAAGAGAAGAAGGCAGAGCTCATCAAGGCATACGGCAGAAAAGAAGGCGACACCGGTTCGCCGGAGGTTCAGATTGCAATTCTGACCGAGCGCATCGCGGAGCTCAACGAGCACCTGAGTGCAAATCCGAAGGATCACCATTCGAGAAGAGGTCTTCTCATGATGGTCGGTCAGAGAAGAAGCCTGCTCGGCTATCTGAAGAAGACGGATCTTGACGGCTACCGCGCTCTGATTGAGAAGCTCGGACTCAGAAAGTAA
- the rbfA gene encoding 30S ribosome-binding factor RbfA: MKKGSIKNTRINAEVRKEIQNVVMNGIKDPRVSAMTTVTDARVTADLRYCTVYVSVLGSEAEAEETLAGLKRAAGFIRSELAHSVNLRITPELKFVLDESMAYGAHIDKVLEELHLSDTEKTEED; encoded by the coding sequence ATGAAAAAGGGAAGTATTAAAAACACAAGAATTAACGCAGAGGTGAGAAAGGAGATTCAGAATGTCGTGATGAACGGCATTAAAGATCCCCGCGTCTCTGCGATGACCACCGTGACCGACGCGCGTGTCACGGCGGATCTTCGGTATTGCACGGTCTATGTAAGCGTGCTCGGCAGTGAAGCGGAGGCAGAGGAGACACTTGCGGGGCTGAAGCGTGCGGCGGGATTTATCCGCAGCGAGCTTGCCCACAGTGTGAATCTTCGCATCACGCCGGAACTCAAGTTTGTCTTGGACGAGTCCATGGCTTACGGAGCTCACATAGACAAGGTGTTGGAAGAATTGCATCTTTCCGACACGGAGAAAACAGAAGAGGACTGA
- a CDS encoding L7Ae/L30e/S12e/Gadd45 family ribosomal protein has product MKDMGKQTEHLKLKVLRALGMAQRAGRLASGEFMTEREIQSFRATLVIVAEDASEQTKKKFRNKCEFYEVPFVCFSTMGELGKAIGKEQRASFALCDEGFTKAVLALLEQIGGEQDES; this is encoded by the coding sequence ATGAAGGACATGGGGAAGCAGACGGAGCATTTAAAACTTAAGGTATTGCGCGCACTCGGCATGGCTCAGCGCGCGGGAAGACTCGCCAGCGGCGAGTTCATGACAGAGCGGGAGATTCAGTCTTTTCGCGCGACGCTCGTGATTGTCGCGGAAGATGCATCCGAGCAGACCAAAAAGAAGTTCCGGAATAAGTGCGAGTTTTATGAAGTTCCCTTTGTCTGTTTTTCAACCATGGGGGAGCTCGGAAAAGCAATCGGCAAGGAGCAGCGGGCTTCGTTTGCGCTCTGTGACGAGGGATTCACAAAGGCGGTTCTAGCATTATTAGAACAGATCGGAGGAGAGCAAGATGAGAGTTAA